The following nucleotide sequence is from Barnesiella viscericola DSM 18177.
TGCACGGAGAATTTCTTCGTAAAATACCCATAGTTACCCTTGTAGGGGTTTATTTGTTGGGTGGAAAGGTGTGATAAAAAGTATGCTGAAAAACATAGTATAATTATAAATGGCTGATTTTTAGAGTGGTGATAGTTTCTAAATTTAAAAAAATTGTAACGAAAGGTGTCCCTTTATAAAAACTTTGAAATCAACCGTTTGTAATCGAAATGTAAAATGCAAATATTTTCCGATTTGTTTTTGAGGAAAAATAGTTTGAATTTTGTAAACGCAAAAGTTTTTTGATAGAAGATTTACATAAAATGGGTTCAGAACAACATGTTCAGTTGTGGGACCAATGTTTGACAATTATCAAAGACAACATCAATCCTGAGGCATTCGAGAGTCTGTTCAAGCCGATAACCTCGTTGGGTGTTGATAGCGATAATGTGTTGACTTTGCTTGTCCCTTCGCATTTCGTCATCGAGCAGATTGAGGAGCATTACCTCAATCTCTTGAAGAAGGTTTTGCCTCGCATCTATGGGGCAAACGTAAAATTGGTGTATCGTGTGCAGATCGTCCGTCAGCCCGAAGCTACGGTCGACTTGACTGCTACGACACGGTCGACTGCCGTGAAGAAGATGCAGCAGGCGATGCCCGACCTTTTGGACCCCTTCAAGCAACGCGTATATGATGAGCTCGACCCCCGCCTGAACCCGATTTATACTTTTGAGAGCTACTATCAGGGGGCCAGCAATATGTTGGCGCGTACGGCTGCCGAATCGATTGCCGCCAATCCCGGTCGCAATACCTTCAACCCCTTGTTTCTGTTTGGAGAGTCGGGGGTAGGAAAGACTCACCTGATTCAAGCCATCGGTTTGCGCATCAAGGAGAATAACCCTTCGTCGCGCGTACTCTATCTGTCGGCTCACGATTTTCTGGTACAGTATACCGATGCCGTGCGCAACAACCGGGTGAACGACTTTATCAGCTTCTACCAGAGCATCGATGTGCTGTTGATGGACGATATTCAGGAGTTTGCCGGGAAGACACAGACCCAGAACACCTTCTTTCACATATTCAACCACCTGCATCAGAGCAACAAGCAACTGGTGCTCACCTGCGACCGCCCGCCGGTCGAGCTGGTAGGTATGGTTTCGCGCCTGCTCACCCGTTTCAAATGGGGTTTGACGGCCGAGGTGGAGCGTCCCGATTACAAGTTGCGCTACGATATTCTCATGAGCAAGGTGCATCGCGACGGCCTGATCATCGACGAGGAGGTAATCGACTACATTGCCCGCAACGTGACCGACAACGTGCGTGACCTCGAAGGGGTTATCGTTTCGCTGATGGTTCGTTCGAGCGTCTTGAAAAAGGAGATTTCGATCGATATGGCCGACCAGGTGCTGGCTGCCAGCGTGAAGATGGTGCAGAAGCAGATTACCATCGATACCATCAAGGAGGCTGTGTGCGGCTATTACGGATTGGACGTTTCGCGTCTGCTCGAACGTACCCGCAAGAGAGAGGTGGTAGTGGCTCGGCAGATGTCGATGTATCTGGCCAAGAAATACACTTCGTTGTCGTTGGCCGGGATAGGCGACGTGTTGGGTAAGAAGGACCACGCTACGGTGCTCCATGCCTGCAAGACCATTACCGAGCAGATCGGGGTCGACAAGAAACTGCGAGCCGATTTGGAAGAGATAGAACAACGTATCCAGCAAGGATAAAAGGATAACCTGTCATTGCAGGAACAGATCAATAACAAAGCCCCGGAACCGAGTTCCGGGGCTTTGTTATTATATAATAGGTATATGGCCTTCCTATTCAGGCAGCTTGAATCCCTGCTTTACGATGAAGTCGAGATAGATTTTGGAGAACAGCTCGTTGTTCTCGCGCGTGTAGCGTATGTCGGTGAATACCTGTGCCAGAGTCTCCTTGTGGTTCTCGGCGATGAACTGTTGGTTCTCGGGCAGGCTCTCCTTGTAGGCATAGAGGCGTTGAATATCCTCGGGCGAGTAGTCGCGATAGCTCTCATGGTGGACAATTGCCTCGATGGGCAGGCGGTCTACCTGAGCCGGTGTGTGAGCCGGATAGCCTACGGTGAGGGTGGTGATGGGGATAACCAGGCGGGGCAGATGCAGCGCCTCGGCTATCTGGGGGGCATTGTAGGTAGTGGTACCCAGGTAACAGCAGCCCAAGCCCGAGAGCTCGGCTGCCGTGCAGAACTGTTGAGCCACGAGCAGAGCGTCGATGGCGGCGGTGACAAACGATTGGAAATTGTCGTAGCCCGGTTGGGCGTGGTTGAGTTCGCACCATTTTACAAACCGGTTGAAATCGGCGCAGAAGGTCAGCACCACGGGAGCCTGGGTCACTGTCGGTTGGTTGAAGTGAGCCGGAGCCAGCCGCTCCTTGTTCTCCTGCTGGCGGGTAACCACTACGCTGTACACTTGCATGTTGCCCGTGGTAGGGGCGCGGAATGCCGTTTCGAGCAATTCGTTGAGCAGGCTGTCGTCAATCTCCTTGTCGAGATATTGCCTTATCGTTCTTCTCTCTTTTAGCTGGTTTATCATAAGTGTTTATCTTAATAGGGTAAATTTTTATCTTTTGTAAAGGTAGTGAAATTTATTGATTTTGTTGATAGTTTGTCTCAAATCAAAGGGAAAAGTGTAAATTAATTGAAATGTATGAATTGTTGTAATTGTTAACTTTCCTGTGCGGGAAATTTATGCAAAGTGAATACTGATGGGCTTTCCAGAAGAATCTGACTTTTCTTTATGAATTTGCCGGTTATTTTGCTGATTTTCAAAAACGGGAAACTTTTTTGATTTTTGAAAAATATAATATATTGATAATAAGTGGTTTGATTTTTAAAATTGAGAAACTTTGTAAAATGTTGATAATTAAAAAAGAGAATATTTGTGTATGTAGAATGTTTTTTATAAACTTGCACCGTAATTCTTCTATCGAAAAACCTTGGTCTAAGGAATTAACAAATTAACATAAAAAGAAAAACATATATCTCGTGGAACCAACAACTTATACTTATGATGAGGCTTATAAAGCTTCATTGGAGTATTTCAAAGGTGACGAACTGGCCGCCCGTGTGTGGGTCAACAAGTACGCTTTGAAAGATTCGTATGGGAATATCTATGAAAAGACTCCCGACGACATGCATTGGCGCATAGCCAATGAGATTGCTCGTATTGAGCAGAAGTATCCCAATCCGCTTTCGTCGCAGGAACTGTTCGATTTGATGAAATCGTTCCGGTATATCGTGCCGCAGGGTAGCCCGATGAGCGGTATCGGCAACAACTACCAGGTGGGGTCGCTCTCCAACTGTTTTGTGATTGGTCTCGACGGTGCCCCCGACTCGTATGGAGGCATCATCAAAATCGACGAAGAGCAGGTGCAACTGATGAAGCGCCGCGGTGGAGTGGGGCACGACCTGTCGCATATCCGTCCCAAAGGTTCGCCCGTGAAAAACTCGGCCCTCACCTCAACCGGTCTGGTGCCGTTCATGGAGCGTTACTCCAACTCGACCCGCGAGGTGGCACAAGACGGCCGCCGGGGCGCGTTGATGTTGTCGGTATCGATCAAGCACCCCGACTCCGAGTCGTTCATCGACGCCAAGATGGTCGAAGGCCGGGTAACCGGTGCCAACGTATCGGTGAAGATTCACGACGACTTTATGGAAGCTGCCACCGCCGGCAAGCCCTACATACAACAATTCCCCATCGACTCGCCCGATCCCAAGGTGACGAAGGAGATTGATGCGCAAGCCCTCTGGAAGAAAATCGTGCACAATGCCTGGAAATCGGCCGAGCCCGGAGTCCTCTTCTGGGATACCATCATTCGCGAATCGGTGCCCGATTGCTATGCCGACCTCGGTTTCAAAACCGTCTCGACCAATCCTTGCGGTGAGATACCCCTCTGTCCCTACGACAGCTGCCGTCTGTTGGCCATCAACCTCTATTCTTATGTAGTTAATCCTTTCACGCCGGAGGCCTATTTCGATTTCGACCTCTTCCACAAGCATGTGATGCTGGCTCAGCGAATCATGGACGACATCATCGACCTCGAAATGGAGAAAATCGACAAGATTATCGAGAAAATCAAGGCCGACCCCGAGACCGACGAGGTGAAGAGTACTGAACTCAACTTGTGGTACAAGATACAGAAACGCACCCTGCAAGGCCGTCGTACCGGAGTGGGCACGACAGCCGAGGGAGACATGATTGCCGCCATGGGCTACCGTTACGGTACCGAAGAGGCCACCGACTTCTCCGAGAAAGTACACCGGGCCTTGGCTCTGGCCGCCTACCGTTCGTCGGTTACGATGGCCAAGGAGCGTGGTGCCTTCTCCATCTATGATGCCGACCGTGAGGTGAACAACCCCTTTATCAAACGGTTGAAACATGAAGACGAGGAGCTTTACAAGGACATGTGCAAATACGGTCGCCGCAACATCGCCTGCCTCACCATCGCTCCTACGGGAACGACGAGTCTGATGACGCAGACCACCTCGGGAATCGAGCCTGTGTTCATGCCGGTCTATCGTCGTCGCCGCAAGGTGAATCCCAACGATCCCGCCGTGCACATCGACTATGTCGACGAGACAGGCGACGCCTTTGAAGAGTATGTGGTTTATCACCATAAATTCATCACCTGGATGCAGGTAAACGGCATCGAGGTAAAAGAGAACTATACCCAGGAAGAGGTTGACGCTCTGGTAGCCCGGTCGCCCTATTACAAGGCTACGGCCAACGACATCGACTGGTTGCAGAAAGTGCGCATGCAGGGCCGTATCCAGAAGTGGGTCGACCACTCGATAAGCGTGACCATCAACCTTCCCGCCGATGTGAGCGAGGATATGGTAGGTCAGTTGTATGTCGAGGCTTGGCGTTCGGGCTGCAAAGGGTGTACGGTCTATCGCGACGGTTCCCGCTCGGGAGTGCTCATCTCGACCAAGAAAGAGGAGAAGAAACCGGTGGTTCCCGTGCAGGCCGAGAAGCTGGTGCGTCCCATCGAGTTGGAGGCCGACGTGGTCCGCTTCCAGAACAACAAGGAGAAGTGGATTGCCTTCGTGGGCCTGAAAGACGGGAAACCCTACGAAATCTTTACCGGTTTGGCCGACGACGACGACGGTATCTTCTGCCCCAAGAATGTGGTGAAGGGTAAGATCGTGAAGGCGGTGAACCCCGATGGCACGAAACGTTACGACTTCCAGTTCTCCAACAAACGGGGATACAAGACCACCATCGAAGGCCTATCCGACAAGTTCAATCCCGAGTATTGGAACTACGCAAAACTCATCTCGGGTGTGCTCCGTTACGGAATGCCCATTCCCCAAGTGCTCAAACTGGTATCGAGCCTCGAACTCGACAGCCAGTCGATCAACAGCTGGAAGAACGGTGTGGAGCGTGCCTTGAAGAAATACCTGCCCAACGGTACTAAGGCCAGCGGCCAGACCTGCCCGAATTGCGGTAACGAGACGCTTATCTATCAGGAGGGCTGTCTCATCTGTACCTCGTGCGGAACTTCGCGTTGTGGATAATTTTTTGGTTACAAAATAAACGTGCAGCCTCGGGGGCGGACTCTTAATTAGAGTCTGCCCCCGACTGTTTTCAGCTTCCATGAAAGAAGGGTCGAAGGGTAGGTGGGTAGCGATATAAAGACCTGTTATTG
It contains:
- the dnaA gene encoding chromosomal replication initiator protein DnaA — its product is MGSEQHVQLWDQCLTIIKDNINPEAFESLFKPITSLGVDSDNVLTLLVPSHFVIEQIEEHYLNLLKKVLPRIYGANVKLVYRVQIVRQPEATVDLTATTRSTAVKKMQQAMPDLLDPFKQRVYDELDPRLNPIYTFESYYQGASNMLARTAAESIAANPGRNTFNPLFLFGESGVGKTHLIQAIGLRIKENNPSSRVLYLSAHDFLVQYTDAVRNNRVNDFISFYQSIDVLLMDDIQEFAGKTQTQNTFFHIFNHLHQSNKQLVLTCDRPPVELVGMVSRLLTRFKWGLTAEVERPDYKLRYDILMSKVHRDGLIIDEEVIDYIARNVTDNVRDLEGVIVSLMVRSSVLKKEISIDMADQVLAASVKMVQKQITIDTIKEAVCGYYGLDVSRLLERTRKREVVVARQMSMYLAKKYTSLSLAGIGDVLGKKDHATVLHACKTITEQIGVDKKLRADLEEIEQRIQQG
- a CDS encoding NADPH-dependent oxidoreductase, which gives rise to MINQLKERRTIRQYLDKEIDDSLLNELLETAFRAPTTGNMQVYSVVVTRQQENKERLAPAHFNQPTVTQAPVVLTFCADFNRFVKWCELNHAQPGYDNFQSFVTAAIDALLVAQQFCTAAELSGLGCCYLGTTTYNAPQIAEALHLPRLVIPITTLTVGYPAHTPAQVDRLPIEAIVHHESYRDYSPEDIQRLYAYKESLPENQQFIAENHKETLAQVFTDIRYTRENNELFSKIYLDFIVKQGFKLPE
- a CDS encoding adenosylcobalamin-dependent ribonucleoside-diphosphate reductase produces the protein MEPTTYTYDEAYKASLEYFKGDELAARVWVNKYALKDSYGNIYEKTPDDMHWRIANEIARIEQKYPNPLSSQELFDLMKSFRYIVPQGSPMSGIGNNYQVGSLSNCFVIGLDGAPDSYGGIIKIDEEQVQLMKRRGGVGHDLSHIRPKGSPVKNSALTSTGLVPFMERYSNSTREVAQDGRRGALMLSVSIKHPDSESFIDAKMVEGRVTGANVSVKIHDDFMEAATAGKPYIQQFPIDSPDPKVTKEIDAQALWKKIVHNAWKSAEPGVLFWDTIIRESVPDCYADLGFKTVSTNPCGEIPLCPYDSCRLLAINLYSYVVNPFTPEAYFDFDLFHKHVMLAQRIMDDIIDLEMEKIDKIIEKIKADPETDEVKSTELNLWYKIQKRTLQGRRTGVGTTAEGDMIAAMGYRYGTEEATDFSEKVHRALALAAYRSSVTMAKERGAFSIYDADREVNNPFIKRLKHEDEELYKDMCKYGRRNIACLTIAPTGTTSLMTQTTSGIEPVFMPVYRRRRKVNPNDPAVHIDYVDETGDAFEEYVVYHHKFITWMQVNGIEVKENYTQEEVDALVARSPYYKATANDIDWLQKVRMQGRIQKWVDHSISVTINLPADVSEDMVGQLYVEAWRSGCKGCTVYRDGSRSGVLISTKKEEKKPVVPVQAEKLVRPIELEADVVRFQNNKEKWIAFVGLKDGKPYEIFTGLADDDDGIFCPKNVVKGKIVKAVNPDGTKRYDFQFSNKRGYKTTIEGLSDKFNPEYWNYAKLISGVLRYGMPIPQVLKLVSSLELDSQSINSWKNGVERALKKYLPNGTKASGQTCPNCGNETLIYQEGCLICTSCGTSRCG